A genome region from Bemisia tabaci chromosome 3, PGI_BMITA_v3 includes the following:
- the LOC109043298 gene encoding uncharacterized protein isoform X1 — protein MELQDHGYSSPSVSTVKENSPVKIEPPDFSHLCRICANRNEYLIPIFEGEGIQLDLKLRVEKYLPLTIDPSDELPSSMCYQCASSITSWHDLFESCITAEKQLKDMKEGRSNEKVTPESCERKEENDCDSTSPNIKGSILQTLLEEQTNSPDFSPPASPSMDDVEEVPSNNMNSTEASSKEVTSEKLLQLLSKGDGSSTNQNSLFLIIDKARPQLKRPKVVIKNPKKAPLKILPKKGGETKIVPKQVRIAPIPNQIPTSQLNPKIRIVPLNIASTQQTVPLKIVPTQQSMQLKIVSPLPQKLPPLVPISSDTSQTFEMVEATPSTTSELPEKPYFDLGNGEWVCSLCYFFTPDKDQLFDHQAREHYDLLKDNTGFLQEVSKSWFCVPCSLQFTCNEGHRSHLKRMHPTALQDQDNRYQKLAAKYLCDLCEKVFYDKTTFRQHNKIHHLFAKRTVLDCLQKRSCLCELCGIICESPDSLRDHLKDNHPDKIVFVSKRKAVVKKYVCTVCWIEQGSLEKICEHLKAEHGVKKENFSSFHRLLCQSCSESFDTEIQLAEHYKSNHLTRRYKKLAIKTESSLKRVNADQSLMCDLCGKVFSTRGNMLGHRERHVLPEHWAKHQDKLVECRVVINGETNWQCPSCPRVHEKEEEFIRHLVLHDQPKSFVCHECGFQTTRDPLLRRHIRVVHLKARDHKCDFCGLAFGSRRTLSDHRRRHTGERPWVCKVCSKTFPNATCLYKHKQSHTDYFPFSCDWPGCDAKARTRGRLETHMGIHTGAKPYPCSICPKAFRRSGDLKKHETVHTNLRPCVCDLCGRAYKHKKYLSYHKRSAHPNYEPDHDSLKTS, from the exons ATGGAGCTGCAAGATCATGGGTATTCTTCACCCTCAGTTTCAACCGTGAAGGAAAATAGTCCGGTGAAGATTGAACCGCCTGACTTTTCTCACCTCTGTCGGATTTGTGCTAACCGGAATGAATACCTCATCCCAATCTTTGAAGGAGAGGGAATTCAATTGGATCTCAAACTGAGAGTAGAAAAATATCTTCCATTGACA ATTGACCCATCTGATGAACTGCCATCCAGTATGTGCTATCAATGTGCATCGTCCATCACGTCATGGCATGATTTATTTGAGAGCTGCATCACAGCTGAAAAACAGTTAAAGGATATGAAGGAAGGCCGAAGTAAT GAGAAAGTCACACCGGAAAGTTGCGAAAGGAAAGAAGAGAACGACTGTGATTCCACTAGCCCTAACATAAAAGGTTCGATTCTCCAGACGTTACTTGAAGAACAAACAAATTCTCCAGACTTTTCACCACCG GCGTCGCCATCAATGGACGATGTTGAAGAAGTCCCCTCAAACAATATGAATTCTACCGAGGCAAGCAGTAAAGAAGTCACATCAGAAAA GTTGCTACAATTGTTGAGCAAAGGCGATGGCTCCAGCACCAATCAAAATTCCTTATTCCTCATTATCGATAAAGCCAGACCGCAGTTGAAAAGGCCAAAAGTAGTAATTAAAAATCCTAAGAAAGCACCGCTTAAAATTCTGCCGAAGAAAGGAGGAGAAACAAAAATCGTTCCGAAACAAGTGCGAATTGCGCCAATTCCAAACCAGATCCCGACGTCACAACTAAATCCGAAAATTCGTATTGTGCCGCTGAACATAGCTTCCACGCAACAAACTGTGCCGCTGAAAATAGTTCCTACCCAACAAAGTATGCAGCTGAAAATTGTTTCTCCCCTACCGCAGAAACTACCCCCTCTGGTGCCCATATCCTCCGATACCAGCCAAACATTTGAAATGGTCGAAGCCACTCCCTCAACAACTTCAGAATTGCCGGAGAAACCCTACTTCGATCTGGGCAATGGAGAATGGGTCTGCTCGCTCTGCTACTTCTTCACACCCGACAAAGATCAACTCTTCGACCATCAGGCCCGCGAGCATTATGATTTGCTCAAGGACAATACTGGATTTTTGCAGGAGGTATCGAAATCTTGGTTCTGCGTTCCGTGCAGTCTCCAGTTCACCTGTAACGAGGGGCATCGCTCCCATCTGAAACGCATGCATCCGACCGCCCTCCAGGATCAAGATAACAGGTATCAGAAACTCGCCGCGAAGTACCTTTGCGACCTTTGCGAGAAAGTATTCTACGACAAGACCACTTTCCGTCAACACAATAAAATCCACCACCTCTTCGCCAAGCGGACTGTGCTGGACTGCCTGCAGAAACGCTCCTGTCTGTGCGAACTCTGCGGCATCATCTGCGAGTCCCCCGATTCTCTCAGGGACCATCTTAAAGACAATCATCCCGACAAGATCGTCTTCGTTTCGAAAAGGAAAGCAGTAGTCAAAAAGTACGTTTGCACGGTCTGTTGGATCGAGCAGGGCTCCCTGGAAAAGATATGCGAGCATCTCAAGGCAGAGCACGGTGTGaagaaagaaaacttttcgagTTTTCACAGGCTGCTATGTCAGTCGTGCTCCGAGTCGTTCGATACTGAAATCCAACTGGCGGAACACTACAAGAGTAACCATCTCACGAGACGGTACAAAAAACTGGCGATCAAAACGGAGAGTAGCCTCAAAAGGGTCAACGCGGACCAGAGCCTGATGTGCGATCTGTGCGGCAAAGTCTTTTCGACGCGCGGCAATATGTTGGGTCACAGAGAGAGGCATGTCCTCCCGGAGCACTGGGCCAAACATCAAGACAAGCTCGTGGAGTGTCGTGTCGTGATCAACGGTGAGACCAATTGGCAGTGCCCCTCGTGCCCGAGGGTCCACGAGAAAGAAGAGGAGTTCATCCGTCATTTAGTGCTCCATGACCAGCCCAAGAGTTTCGTCTGCCACGAGTGCGGGTTCCAGACCACTCGCGACCCGCTTCTTCGTCGCCATATCAGAGTGGTCCATCTGAAGGCTCGCGATCACAAGTGTGACTTCTGCGGCCTGGCTTTTGGGTCGAGGCGTACCCTTTCAGATCATCGACGTCGACATACGGGTGAGAGGCCGTGGGTTTGCAAGGTGTGCTCCAAAACCTTTCCGAACGCGACCTGTCTGTACAAGCATAAGCAGTCGCACACGGACTACTTTCCCTTCTCGTGTGATTGGCCCGGTTGTGATGCCAAAGCCCGGACGAGAGGGAGGCTCGAGACTCACATGGGGATCCACACGGGAGCAAAACCGTATCCTTGCTCCATTTGTCCGAAAGCCTTCAGGAGAAGTGGGGACCTGAAGAAGCACGAAACTGTGCACACTAATTTGAGGCCGTGCGTCTGTGATTTGTGCGGTCGTGCTTACAAGCACAAGAAGTATCTGTCGTACCATAAGAGATCCGCTCATCCTAATTACGAACCGGACCATGACTCGCTGAAAACAAGCTAG
- the LOC109043298 gene encoding uncharacterized protein isoform X2 codes for MELQDHGYSSPSVSTVKENSPVKIEPPDFSHLCRICANRNEYLIPIFEGEGIQLDLKLRVEKYLPLTIDPSDELPSSMCYQCASSITSWHDLFESCITAEKQLKDMKEGRSNEKVTPESCERKEENDCDSTSPNIKGSILQTLLEEQTNSPDFSPPASPSMDDVEEVPSNNMNSTEASSKEVTSEKSLARRRPNEKATKVSKSKEEKDDEFLFIIPETKLVEGEKEIDLGKRKRKQASHLNSDFIYDGLSHAEKDEPLPKETKTLKSKRAKSKQTNAKEAVNDRSKCRFCSKTYSRSRDTIRHERIKHGKGTTKPQPKKQKAKTSSTKQQPPKGEEVSLTCDKCQVQLKNKLAMVKHLKEVHADLFSIEDGAYKDKARCRSYLCNICSYLCKGRKLYIKHHRLEHPGQDEDFVRESTEPRHPCMIGSCESAFTRRHDLFRHQRNKHPESIIVFENTKVLRKIIICQICRIELQREEDAEQHVKHDHDVKEHEIPGNLALMCSICKSLFDSVTDLVTHANVLHNDVFTVDNHHRASTRSSSGDASGARAQSPKPSPATCDVCGLTFKHRNKLMQHRSRHITMEDRLKLEPVVQSCKVMINNEPNFRCNICSRLITKEDQFFRHLILHARSKAFCCHLCGFQFFTKARLTRHVDVFHLKKREFKCDICGHAFAEKQAMEDHRRTHTGERPYQCKICGKWFPSHTCVYSHKRSHTDYFPYHCSEPNCSSRFRTQYRLKEHMRRHTGEKPFKCPYESCPRMFHDKRAIKRHLTVHSNARPHTCSICNRTYKHQKYLSFHIKANHGLTMTEYNDQFSSKLNQGVIFYRE; via the exons ATGGAGCTGCAAGATCATGGGTATTCTTCACCCTCAGTTTCAACCGTGAAGGAAAATAGTCCGGTGAAGATTGAACCGCCTGACTTTTCTCACCTCTGTCGGATTTGTGCTAACCGGAATGAATACCTCATCCCAATCTTTGAAGGAGAGGGAATTCAATTGGATCTCAAACTGAGAGTAGAAAAATATCTTCCATTGACA ATTGACCCATCTGATGAACTGCCATCCAGTATGTGCTATCAATGTGCATCGTCCATCACGTCATGGCATGATTTATTTGAGAGCTGCATCACAGCTGAAAAACAGTTAAAGGATATGAAGGAAGGCCGAAGTAAT GAGAAAGTCACACCGGAAAGTTGCGAAAGGAAAGAAGAGAACGACTGTGATTCCACTAGCCCTAACATAAAAGGTTCGATTCTCCAGACGTTACTTGAAGAACAAACAAATTCTCCAGACTTTTCACCACCG GCGTCGCCATCAATGGACGATGTTGAAGAAGTCCCCTCAAACAATATGAATTCTACCGAGGCAAGCAGTAAAGAAGTCACATCAGAAAA GTCACTGGCAAGAAGGAGACCTAACGAAAAAGCAACCAAAGTCAGCAAAAGTAAGGAGGAAAAAGATGATGAATTCCTGTTTATCATCCCCGAAACTAAACTGGTTGAAGGAGAGAAGGAGATTGACCTTGGAAAGAGGAAACGTAAACAAGCGAGTCACTTGAACAGTGACTTTATCTATGATGGATTAAGTCATGCTGAAAAGGATGAACCTTTAcccaaagaaacaaaaacattgaaatcaAAGAGAGCTAAGTCGAAACAAACGAATGCAAAAGAAGCTGTCAATGATAGATCTAAGTGTCGTTTTTGTTCAAAGACTTATAGCCGTAGTAGAGACACTATTCGTCATGAACGAATAAAACATGGTAAAGGAACAACTAAGCCACAACCAAAAAAACAGAAAGCAAAAACTTCAAGCACAAAGCAACAGCCGCCCAAAGGAGAGGAAGTCAGTCTGACATGTGACAAATGCCAAGTCCAGTTGAAAAACAAGCTGGCAATGGTCAAACACCTGAAAGAAGTTCATGCAGACTTGTTCAGTATCGAGGACGGTGCCTATAAAGACAAAGCACGATGTAGATCTTACCTCTGTAACATCTGCTCATATTTATGCAAAGGCAGAAAGTTGTATATCAAGCACCATCGACTGGAACACCCGGGACAGGACGAGGACTTCGTCCGAGAAAGCACAGAACCCAGGCACCCTTGTATGATTGGTTCCTGTGAATCAGCTTTCACCAGACGTCATGACTTGTTTCGGCATCAAAGGAACAAGCACCCTGAGTCCATCATCGTTTTCGAAAATACGAAAGTtctcagaaaaataatcatttgtCAGATATGCCGGATAGAACTGCAAAGGGAGGAAGATGCTGAACAGCACGTCAAACATGATCATGATGTTAAAGAACACGAAATTCCAGGGAACCTGGCTTTGATGTGCAGTATATGCAAAAGTCTCTTTGACTCGGTTACTGATCTAGTCACTCATGCAAATGTTTTACATAATGATGTCTTCACAGTCGATAATCACCACAGGGCGTCCACCAGATCCTCCTCTGGTGATGCTTCAGGCGCAAGAGCTCAGTCTCCAAAGCCCAGTCCAGCAACTTGTGATGTCTGCGGCCTAACCTTTAAGCATCGGAACAAACTGATGCAACACAGAAGCCGACATATCACAATGGAGGATCGCTTGAAATTGGAGCCAGTCGTACAATCGTGCAAAGTCATGATCAATAACGAGCCGAACTTTCGCTGTAACATCTGCTCAAGATTGATCACTAAAGAGGATCAGTTTTTCCGCCATCTCATACTACACGCAAGAAGCAAAGCATTTTGTTGCCACTTGTGCGGTTTCCAGTTCTTCACAAAAGCACGCCTTACTCGTCATGTAGAtgtttttcacttgaaaaaacGGGAGTTCAAGTGTGACATTTGTGGTCATGCGTTTGCAGAAAAGCAGGCCATGGAAGACCACCGACGCACGCACACAGGAGAACGACCCTATCAGTGTAAAATATGTGGCAAATGGTTCCCGTCGCACACCTGCGTTTATAGCCATAAAAGGAGTCATACTGATTATTTCCCGTATCACTGTTCGGAACCTAACTGCTCGAGCAGATTCCGAACTCAGTACCGGCTGAAGGAGCACATGCGCCGCCACACAGGAGAAAAACCATTCAAGTGCCCGTATGAGTCTTGTCCTAGGATGTTTCATGACAAACGAGCAATCAAAAGGCATCTGACAGTCCACTCAAATGCCAGGCCTCACACTTGTTCCATTTGTAACCGAACTTATAAACACCAAAAGTACCTCAGTTTTCACATTAAGGCTAATCATGGTTTAACCATGACTGAATACAATGACCAGTTCTCTTCTAAACTGAATCAAGGAGTGATTTTTTATAgggaataa